Sequence from the [Bacteroides] pectinophilus genome:
TTTCAGCTTGGCAGTATAGCCGTTAGACAGAGTGACTTTGCTTCCTACATATGTGCCAAGAATATTCATCAGGAACTCTTCAAGCATTGCCATATCGAACTTTCCTTCAAGCTCCTTCACCATAATCGAAGCAATCTTAAACGGGCATATCTTGTCCCTGTATGCTCTCTCTGCCGTCATAGCTTCATAAGAATCTGCTATTGCAATCATTCTTCCGTATTCACTGATTCTGTTAAAATCATATCCCATAGGATATCCCGAGCCATCGCATCTCTCATGGTGGTCGAGAATAGCTCTCTTTACTGATTCGGGAATCTCAGTATTCTTAATCATCATATAACCGTTTATTGAATGCTTCTTAACCTGCGCAAATTCCGCCTCTGTAAGAGGTCTTGCCGCATCGAGTATCCCAAGCGGAAGCTGCAGCTTGCCGATATCATGTATAAATCCTGCGAGCGTTACTTCCTTAACTGCTTCCGGAGGCATCTTTCTCCACATTGCAAATTCAAAACATATAAGTGCCACATTGGATGAATGTGCAAATACAGTATCCGAATAGTCATGAAGCTGCTTTATAAGCTCTGCATAATCAAATACCTGCGGTGCTTCACGGATAATCTTTATTACTGCATCAACAACCGGCTTTATTCCTTCTTCTGTCCGGAATACAACCATATTACGTGCCGCAATCATGTCTTCCGCTATATAAGAAAGTGCATCATCGACATCATCTTTCTCAGACTCATCCGCCTTTACCTTAATCACACGTATTCTGTTAGCCTTAAGCAGATCTATAAGTTTTTTATCAACCACCTGCTTTTCGGATGCAATCACAGCACCAAACGGTGTGCTTACATCCTCAGCAATAATCATTCCCTCTGCAAGTTCATCCAGTTCTATCTTCTTTATCATACGCTTCTCCATTCATTACCAGCCGAAGTAATTATTAATTCCCTGCACAAGTCCGTCCCCAAGTACTGCCAGAGCAGCGTCATCATGCCTGGAAGATGCATTACCAAGTTCTATATCCACTGAAGGTATTGTGCTGTACGAGGTCTGTGTAAGATCTATCTGCATACTGCCGCCTCCGTTAATCTTTGCACCCTTTGCCCTGAGCGCGCTGATAAGGCTGCTTCCGAGCACATCATGTTCTTCCCATATCCGGGCAACCGGGTCCATTGTCTTAATCGCATCCGGCACCGCAATATAAAAGCAGCCCTTATCATAATCAAGTCCGTCACCGTCCCAGTGAAGTGATATATGACAATCTGCAACATTGTTACATATAACTGTTCTTGCGACATTGTCAAGCTGCACATCTTCACCATCCCGCAGCATAAGCACATCATATCCCTCTGCAAGAAGCTTCTGCTTAAGTATATGCGCCATATTGAGTGTAACCGTGCTCTCGGCAGTCCCGTCTGCAAATGTCATTCCGCCTGATACAGCCACAGCCTCAATAGCCCCTGCTGCCGTTGTGCCTCCCGTAGTCTTGGGAGAACCATCCGGATGGCACCATGTCTTAACCGATGAGCCGCCATTCGTTCCGTGTCCGGCATTAACACCTACTATTATATCCTTACGGTTGGCAGCCGCCTTATACATGACTGCATATCCTGAATTAATGGCAGAATTGCCCGAATACTGCCATGTTCTGTCCAGATATATCTTCTGCCCGTCCTCATATACCCTTCGTCCGTTAATCACAGCGGGCTCTGTCTTATTCTGAGCCGTCTGCGCCATAGATTCCTGTACTGAAGCTTCCAGAAGCACATCAGTTGTACCTGTCCCGGCAGTATTATGTTCATCAGAAGAATCCTCTGCACCGCCAATATACACCCGACTCTCCTGTGTCTGCAAATCCACATTACTGCCGGCATCAGATGATGCGCCGCACGCACTTACGCCAAAGAGCATCATTCCGGCACATACAGCCGCTGCACATCTGGCTTTTATGCGCTTATCCGTAAAAAGTCCCATTATATCATTATCCTTTCTTACCGTTCCACCTTCTCACTAATCTTATATTAAATCCGAGTACTTTCTTTAAAAAAGCCGCCGTAACACTCACCGGTCTTCTTATCGGTCTCATCCACAGCCATATCATACATACAGCACGATATATAATTGAATCGGTACTTATGCTTCTTCCGTTACGTTCAAGTACCGTCATAACGCCTATAATCTGTTCTGCCTTAATCGGTCCCTCGACAGCGGTCTGATTATCTCCGACAAAATAGAAACCATCCGCATCATGCCTGAATATACGGTGTATTACAAGTATACCGCTGCTGCGTCTGTAAAGAGCCACATCTCCTCTCTTAAGCCCATCTGCTTCTGTGCTCTCAATTATTACCGAATCCCTTCCCGGCACAATGAGCGGATACATGCTGTATCCCTGTGGCTTTATGCGGACTGCCTTACCCATACCAAGCAATCCTTCTATACTCTGAATATTACTGTCACCCAAATTCTGTCTCCTGTCTTATTCGCACACATATCACACATACATAACGTAAAAGCGGACACGATATAACATATTATACCCTGTCCGCTTTATAATGTGAAGTTAATTATTAAAATACCGGTTCTTATAACACCGTCTTCATCCCAATCAGTTTATCTCAGTTAATTCTTCTCCGGCATTCCGTCAGGACATCCCTTATAGTCTCCTCTGAAATATGAACCGCTGCTCTGTCTTCCGTCTGTTGCTGAACATGCCTGACATGTATCTACTCCCGGGTTAGCCTGCTTTCTTCCGTATCTGCAGACTGTCTCATTATTATCATCTCCACTGGCTGCATATACGCCTTCAGCCTTCTCATCAAGTTTCTCTACTACAGGTCTGCTATATTCTTTCATAATTATTCCTCCGCTCTGCACACTCTGTTGCGAAAATTTATTTAATAATTATAGATATATTATTATCAATTTGTCAATAGTATGTTATCTTATTATAAATACATTAAAAGGAGTCTGGATTCATGCTTAATTTATCCGGTTACAAGCCTTCTGACAGGTACATGCTGCGAAGTCTGCACGGCACATATTACCTTATTCCGACCGGTCAGGATATAGCCATGCACCGCAATGCAATAAAGCTTAACGATACCGGCCTTATTATATGGGATGCCATTACTAACGGCATTCCGATGGATAAAATTCCCTCCGTAATAAGGCAGAGGCTTACTGCGGACGGCATTGATATGTCATCAGTTTCTGATGAAGAGCTGTCAGATGATGCATACACATTTATCCGCTCGCTTATATGCCAGAGTGCACTCGTAACAGCAGAATGTACTGACAGCCGGCTGCATTCCGGCAGCACGGACAGTCTGTCTTTTGACGCCTGTTATAAGATTGGCGGTCTTACAACAGGCTTTATCGGCTGCACAGACTGCCTTGACATATCTCTTGAGGATTTCAGGACTGATATACCAAATGGTGCTGTTGATCAGCTGTGGCGGCTTTGCCCACTTATTGATATGCCGGAATTTGACGGACGTATGATTATCCATACCGTACAGCTTGAGCTGTTTGAGTCCGGCGGATGGTATGTCATGACATTTCCGTCTAACAGGCATCTTCTTATGTGCCGCATTACTACCGACGGAACTGCAGCAGAGTTTTTTTATGACCACCGCGACATGCCTGAAGCCCGCACAGAACTTTTCTACGGACTGCGCAATGCATTCCTTGTAGCCGCACAGCAGCATGGTATGTTCGCGCTTCATTCCGCTTCCATAAAGTACAACGGCTATGCACTGCTCTTCTGTGGACAGTCAGGCACAGGCAAGTCAACACACACCGCGTTCTGGCATGAGCTTTTTGGGACACCTTATCTTAACGGTGACATTAATCTTACCGGAATTGAAGACGGCGTGGCTTATGTATATGGCATCCCGTGGTGCGGAACATCGGGCATATATACGACAGACCGTGTTCCTGTCGGTACAATAACACTTCTCAGACAGGCTTCTGACAACCATGTAAGCATACCTTCGCCTGACAGTGCACAGCTTCTTGTGGCGCAGCGCATGATATCCCCAACATGGTGCATACCGCTTGCAGACATGAATCTTGATTATGCCGGCAGACTTCAGGACTGCTGCCATATACTTAAGCTCTCATGTACGGCCTCACCTGATGCCGCACGCGTAATGAAAGCATACATTGATAATGTAAGGATAGGAGGCATCACAGCAGATGCTTAAGCACTTTAAAGAACGCATACATTTTTACAGTGGGCGCATACGTGACGGACGCCTGCATGAATTCATCGCACAGACGCTGTGGCTGTACTCTTATGTAACCAGATACAAATGGCAGATTGCAGCCTATACGCTTATCGGTCTTACCGGAACTGCCACTTCACTTATAAGCAGTATTATTTCCAAGGACATGGTTGACATAATCACCGGGCATCAGACCGGCGCTCTTGTTAAGACGTTCTGCCTTTTTATAGGATTTTCAATAGGCAATATTATTGTTGCGCAGCTTTCAAGCTACATCTCCAATATGATTTCCCTGAGGGTAGATACTGATATCAAAGCAGATATCTTTGATAAGATGCTTGTCACAGATTGGGAGGAACTTTCCAATTACCATACCGGCGACCTTATGACGAGATGGAGTTCTGATGCATCAACGATATCGAACGGTGTCCTTAACTGGGTTCCCAATCTGGTTATATACACTGTTAAGTTTGTGAGTTCCTTTGCAGTTGTAATATATTATGATCCTGCATTTGCACTCGTTGCCATGCTCGGAATCCCTGTAAGCATAGTAATGTCACGTTCAATGCTTAAGCGCATACAGGACAATAACCGCAATGCAGCACAGATTAATGCGCGCATGGCAGGATTTAACCAGGAAACATTTTCCAACATGCAGACAATAAAGGCTTTTGATCTCCTCAAGGTATATTCAATGCGTCTGAGACAGTACCAGCGCGAATACCGCGATATGAAGACAGCATACCTAAGGCTTGGAATGCTTACGGGAATCATAATGTCACTTGTAGGGATTGTTGTATCCTACAGCTGTTATGCCCTCGGAATATACCGCGTATGGAGCGGAGCCATATCATACGGTACAATGACCCTGTTCCTGTCACTTGCCAATTCTCTTACAGGCACCCTTAATAACCTTATATCGCTTGTCCCGACAGCAATATCAATTACAACATCCGCCGGACGCCTTATGGATATACTCAGCATGCCTAAGGAAGACTATTCCGGAAGAGAAGAAGCCGCACATTTCTATGAAAGCCACAGAAGAGATGGACTTTCTGTTGTACTTAAGGATATAAGTTACACATATCACAACGGACGCTGCGTATTTGATAATGCCTGCTTTGAGGCACACCCTCACCGGATAGCTGCAATCGTCGGTCCTTCAGGTGAAGGCAAGACATCGCTGCTGCGTATAATTCTCGCACTTCTCAAGCCGCAGTCAGGCAGCATGTGTTTACAGGCCGGCAGTGACAGTCTTGCGATAACGCCTTCCGTGCGTCAGCTTTTTTCATATGTGCCTCAGGGCAACACTATGTTCTCCGGGACAATAGCCGAGAATATGCGTGCAGTTAAGCCTGACGCAACAGATGACGAGATTGAAGAAGCACTCAGGATGGCGTGCGCATGGGATTTTGTAAATGCCTGCGAAGATGGAATCTACAGCCGAATCGGCGAACGCGGGTTAGGTTTTTCAGAAGGCCAGTCACAGCGTCTTTCCATTGCCCGCGCACTTATCAGACATTCTCCTATACTGCTTCTTGACGAAGCTACATCCGCGCTTGATGAAGATACAGAAAATAACATTCTCACCAACATAATGCAGGATTCATATCCGCGCACATGCATAGTCACGACCCACCGTCCTAACGTACTCCGTATATGCAGTTGTGTATACAGGATTTCCGACAGGAAGTGCATACGGCAGTAAATACTTAAAATTCAATCTGCTCCACCCGGCAAAAAACAGGCATATGTCTCATCCGTACACTGTATGTACGATGCGTGACATATGCCTGTTCTATCATCTGCTCTATTATATACTTAATGCATAACTAATACCTGTTCCGGTTGCCTGCAATTACCATGCACGGTCTGTAGGGCTCTTGCCTTCCTGCTCCCAGCCCGGCTTACGGAATCCGTTATCGTTGTCGTATGATCCCCACTGAAGCTCTTCAAGCCCGCAATATCCCTGTCTGTAACAGTTACATCCGAGACATCCGAATGTGTCCTTAACTGAGCCGTCTGATGATGTGTAATTCATATTCTGGTACTGGCCGTTCATATACTTGCTCTCACAGCTTACCGGTCCGTTCTGATTCCCGCCCTGTGTGCTTCCGCTTGCAGCATATACGCCTTCTCCGGTCTCTTCGGTTACAGCCACTGCCGGTCTGATATACTCCTTCATAAAACCATCTCCCTTATTGCAATACTACTCTCAATCTCTGATTTTCACACTATTCTAATGAAAAAGATTGTCATTTGTTTTCCTTATAATATATTACAAATGAGCTGAAGTCAAGATTTATGCAATATTTTCACATTTCATCTTTTGCCGTCTTCTGTACTGAATATGTGCATATTTTTAACAATACGGCTTCTTGCATGTGCTTTTTTCATTACCTTCAATGTCGATACACGCCTCAGATTCCTGTTATTATGCACAAATACCACCAATGTCTTAGCCCACAGGTACGGCCACATAATAATCTTGTTCGCATGCTTTGGATTATTAAGCTGCATCTGATGGTGAAACTCACGCATATAATCAGCCGGTGAATTGCCTCTCATAACAACCATTCTGTCATTCGCTGATTTGCCGAATTCCTCTGCTGTGAGTATCTCATCCATGAACAGACGGACATCCTGCCTGTCATAATCCTGATATGCAATAAATGCTGCATTTTCCTTTCTCAGCCCCAGATATTCAACACAGACTGCCGTTACCATAGATGCGAATCCAAGTATTCCGCTCTCTGATGCCATTTTGACAAAATCTTTCCTGATATCCTCATCATCACATGTATTCCAGAATACCACCCAGTCGCAGAGAAGCTTAATTCCAAATCCCGCCCTTAAAAAATGCTGCAGCATATGAACGAGCAGATAATATGCCTCCTGCGTCCTTGTACATACAGGAATCCGGTATCCCATAATCTCTGTCATCTCACAGCCGGCAAGCATATCACTCGCAAGCTTTTTCATATATACATTCATGTCCTGATTATCAAATGGTTCCGCAAGCAGCCTGTGAAGCTCAATTGTGATTCCCTCATCCGATACGAACTCCGCATGGTGCTGTGAATGCTGATGCTTTTTTTCGATATAGCCGTAGCCCTTAATCAGTCTTCTTGCACATTCAAAATTCTCACCGTCACCTGCAAGTATGTCTATATCTCCCGACTTGCGGAGGAATGGCGAAGGATAATACCTTGCTGCAGACACACCCTTTAACACAACAGATTTAACATTATTATCCGCAAGGAGTTTAGTTATACACGCAGTAACATACAAAAGCCTGTTATTCTGTATAAATGCAGTTGAAGCGCTCTTCTTTGCTGCCTTAACCGCACCCGCAGCCTTAACATCACTGTATTCCTCAAGGCTGTCATATATGAGTGAAAGCACTGCATGATCTGCCGCAAGTGATATTGCCTCCTTAAGTATATCCGCATCATATCTGTTTATGTCAAAGCCTGCCATAAACCTGCAGCCACAGCCCTCATCACTATCCTGCCCTGCTATTGAATTCTTCACGATATCCAGAAGACATTCCTCTTCCGGTGATAATGCCATAAGGACATTTTTATAATCAGCCATGAATCCTCTTCTCCACAAGTTGCTTTATCTTGCCTGCCACGAACCTGAACTCAGGTGTTCTGTAATGTATCACACATATAATAATATTCGGTACAATAACACATATTATCCCGCGTACTATAATCTCATATATGCATCCGCCGTTTATATGTGAGCATATCATATGCGTGACAAACCACACTGCCGCCGCTTCAATTACATATGCCGCATATCTGATAAAATACTCACTGACAGGCGCTTTAAAATGATGCTTATAAAGCACATACGGTTCCACCCATACGGTTGTCATCAGCATGCTTATCGTTGTTCCCATAAATACGCCTATCGTTCCGAGCCGCTTTGCCAGTATTATTGATATAACAAGGTTCAGCACCGCCGTTATTACCGCGTTATGCCTGTCAAACCAGAACAGCCCAATTGAATCACGGAATACAAGCGCCGCCTTGCGCATACCGGTAAGAAAAAAATTGATACAGAGCACAAGAACTATCTCTTCAGCAAATACATACTGCTTTCCGAAGCTCAGCTCAACAAACGGATTAAGCAGCTCAAACAGGCAGATTGCCGCAAATGTATACAGCCAGTGTGTCACAAAGAATACCGATTTAAACACCTCTCTGACTTTCTTTGCATCAGACGTAACACTCAGATTGCCAACACTTGCCGTAATCCCCTGAAAACATCCTGTAAGCACCTGCTGCACGGACGCAATGACCAGATAGTAATTAGAATAACAGCCGACGCTCATAATTCCGACAACAGAAGAAAGAATCAGGTTATCCGTATTATTGACCGCAACATTGCCAAGCCTGTGCATGAGCATTGCCCGTATATTACGGAAATTGGCACCCATCTCCTCCTTCGGCAGCGGCTTTGCGTCATGCTCCCGAAGAAACGGATACAGCGAATCTGCCTTTTTCGATATAAGGATGTTGGATATAAGCGTTGTCGCAATATTCACAAAAAGATAGATATAAAAATTATGTGTTGTCACTAAGAATATTATCTGCACAACGTCCTGAACAGCCCATGACGTAGTCTTGTACACCGTTCCTATATACATAAGCTGGTGCGCGTCCATCATAGTCTTTTTGTAGACAAGCATATATGACAGTGATGTATTTACAAGATACAATATGTAAATAAATGTAATATGCCCAACTTCCTGCTGATTCTTCACAAGGACATCCATAAACGGAATCACGAGAAGTCCAAGTCCGAACACAACAACCGCAACCGTGTTGTAGAACCTCCTGAACAGCCGCATAACAGACTTCTGTTTCTCAATGTCATTATCCGCTATCGGACGGTACAGTGCGTATGATATCGCTGTCTCAAGCCCCATCTCCGAGAGCGACAGTATATTAAGAATATCCATGAACAGTCCGTTAATGCCGACGTAGCTTGCGCTGAGAGTATGTGTAAATACTATTCTCAGCACATAGCCCATCACTATTGCAAATGCCCTTGAAAACATTGCAACTGTCGTATTATGTGCGGAATATTCTGTCCTGCTTTTTGTTTCCATGGTTTACCCTGTCTTACCTTTCAAACGAGGATTTATCCGGCAGTATGCTCTCAAATGCCGAATTAATCTTATTCTTTATTCCCTCAAAATCTGTTACGCGGTCGGAATCATTTATGCAGATTACACGCGCCTTCTGCTTTCTTATTATGTCCGCCGCCCTGTCTGCTCCGCCCGGAAGTTCACAATAGCTCAGGCCCTCCGCAATATTCGCCGGTGTAAAATTACCGCTCAGCTTCTGCCAGTCACGGATAAGATACTGATTCACATCATCCCCGCGGAAGTGGTGGCTGCATGTCTGCGTGAGAATATCATTTTCAAGCTCCCACACCTTTCCGAATGTACTTTTGCAAAATGCCGCAGGTCCATGTGTATCATAAAATCCCGTGAATAGCGGAAATGCCAGCTCCAGCAGATTATATCCGAAATAAAGCAGCGGATACCCCGGTTTGAAGTAGCTTCCCGGCTGCTTCTTAACATTCTCTCTTTTGTCAAAATACTTACTTAGCACAAGTGCATTATTGAGCAGTATATGTGACATGACCGGATTGGCAGGATTAGCCACAACAGGCTGGAATGCCAGCATATCGCGCGGTCTGCCGTTTCTAAAGAAGTCTTCTTTGGCTGCCGGCTTTAACAGAAAAACATCATCATTAAAATATACAAATTTTTCCGAAAGCCCCTCTATCCTGTGAAAATTAAGCTCGATTGTATTCGAGTTAAATGTAGGCAGGAACTGCTCTGGTATGTAATCCTTATGATTTACGATATGCAGCTTCGGAGCATCCGTATTCATCCACGGCGGAATATGTCCCCACGTCACAAAATGTATCTTATTAACCCACGGTGCAAACTTCTCGACCCCGCGGAACCAGTATTGCAGATTGTCCCAGCTGTAATACCTCGCACCGCTGTTGTCTTCTATGGAATCACCGTTTTTAAGGCTATCACTCCCGCATCTGCCCTCTGATGACACACTTTTACCAATGTCTGATGACACTGCATTTCTTTCTTTGAGCCATTCAGGGTCGGAACCATCCACCCAGGGTATCACAAAATCTATTCTCTCATTGTCTGATGAATTATCTGCCATAATCTATTCCCTCGTATTATATATTCTCCCAGTGCTGTTTCTCTGCTTTTTAAATGAAATTATAGCATCTTCGCAGCGTAAATGCTATAATACTTTGACCTTCATATTTATAATATATATCAGAAAGAGTTTTAATTTCATGAAAAATCATTCCAGAATTCATATAATCCGGATGCGTTCACTTGTCATTGCGGCTGTAACTGCTGCACTTGCCATTGCCGCTGCATTATGCATTTATACCGGTCTGAATATTATACGCGTTGGATATGACAGCGCCAAGTTCTCTGAATCTGCAAAAGAGCTTAATAATCCATACAGGGGATGGTACTGTCTGTACGGCTACCGCCTGACTTCAGGCGCTTCCGGTGCTGTTCCCGATCTCACATCAAAGCTTGAGCTTGAAACAGACCGCGACCCACAGTCTAACCGCCTTGTCCTTATCGAGATTAATCTTGCCGCATTCAGGGATTCCCGGATAGACAGGCAGGGACTTGCGCAGATAGACACTATCCTGTCTGCATGGGAGCGTACCGGCAAAAGTATAATTCTTCGTTTTCTCTATGACTGGGACGGACTTGCAGTACAGAGTGAACCTGACAGCATAGACATCATTATGCAGCACATGCGTGATACCGCAGATATAGTCAACAGACATGCCGGTTCCATATATACGATGCAGGGGCTTTTTACCGGAAACTGCGGTGAGATGACAGGCTCCCGTTACATGAGCAGTGATGATATACAGGCGCTTGCCCGCTGCCTTGCCTCTTCAACTCTGTCCTCAATAAAGCTTGCGGTACGCACTCCTGCACAATGGCGCACAATTCCTCAGGACTGCTCTTACCGCTTCGGTCTGTTCAATGACGGGATGACCGGTTCGGTCTATGACCTCGGAACCTACAGTGACCGCACCGTTACTTCAGATTATACCTCAAGATGGGCGCGTGCCGATGAACTTGCCTTCCAGAATAATCTGTGCCGCTATGCTCCTAACGGAGGTGAGGCAGTTATCGACAACATTTACAATGATTATCCCGGTGTGATTACTGACCTTAGCACAATGGGGATATCGTACCTTAACTCAATGCACGATGCTGCCGTACTCAACAAATGGAAGTCCGTCACCTACAACACCGGTGACATTAGCGAAGCCGGCATTGATAAAAATACCGTCTACAACGGCATGTCTGTGTATGATTATATCTCCATGCATCTTGGCTACCGCTACCTTGTTACCGGCAGCAGGCTTGAAGCTGTAAGCTTCCCCGGAACTTTACGCAAAATGCGTACTCTGACCGTAAGTATATGCAACATGGGCTTTGCCGGCTGCTACAACGATTTTGACCTGAATATCACTCTATATGACAATAATAATACTGCTGCTGCCGTGTTAACCCCTGACGATTTTGATATGAAGAGCCTCACCGGAGGAAGCTTCTCCGATGTTACTTTTACATTTGATTCGTCACAGCTTGCAGAAGGAACTTATACTGCGGTGCTTACATGTACTGACCGCATGACTGGGGAAAGAATAGATTTTTCCAACGAAAATGACAGAGATGACGGCGGGGTCACGGTCGGTTATATAAAAAGGAGTCCCACGTGGTAATGTCTTTTAGTTAAGACATTGCCGGGCGTGGGCTCCTTTTAAACTTAGCTTACGTTCTTACATACCTCTGATTTCTGCTATTTGGCTTATCAGGTATCGTCATACGAATCAAATTCATCTCAATTGCCGGATGAAGATAATTTCTTCTGAATCCTTCCTTTGCCTTTAGTCCGAGCTTCTCCATAAGAGCATTGCCGGTGTAAGGAATCTCATATTCCATAACCTCAAGCAATTTTTGTACCGTTTCAGGAAGATATTCATTTTCCCCGTTAATCTGAATAGAAATATCATCAAGAATCTTATCAATCTGAGATAACATAAATTCAACAAAAATTGTTGATTCTCCTGCAACATGGCACTGAGCAATAGCATCATAATATTCGTCCTGAAATTTTTCAATCCGGCTCTCAATCGGAATATATTCAAATACCTGTTTCCATTTTGATAAAATGGCAGTGTGCCATAATCTTGCCATTCTGCCGTTACCGTCAGCAAACGGGTGAATAAATACAAACTCATAATGAAATACACTGCTTAAAATCAACGGATGAATATCCTTTCGTGCTTCCTTCATCCATGCAAATAAATCATTCATAAGCTGCGGTACAAATCGTGCCGGAGGTGCCATAAAGATGCATTGTTCACCATTAAAAACCCCTTCTTCTCCAGAACGAAATTCACCGGATTCTTCCACAAGATACTTTGTCATTATTCCATGAAACTTTTTTAAATGCCGAATATCATAGGGATTAATCTCCACAAGATGCTCATATGCTGTATATGCATTTTTCACCTCCTGAATTTCTTTTTGTTCACCTAATACAGCCTTGCCGTTAATTACATCACGAACCTGTCCCAAAGTCAGCGAGTTCGCTTCAATCTTCAAAGAAGAATGAATCGACTTAATTCTGTTATTCTTCCTCAAATGTGGTTTCGATTCCAGATTACCTATTACAGATATCCGTCCTATTTTTTCAGAAATTGATGATACATATGACAGCATTTTGTTTGTTATTGTAAAAGGCGGCCTATATTCACCCATAAAACACCTCCCTTATCTTGCGTAT
This genomic interval carries:
- a CDS encoding Stealth CR1 domain-containing protein, with product MADNSSDNERIDFVIPWVDGSDPEWLKERNAVSSDIGKSVSSEGRCGSDSLKNGDSIEDNSGARYYSWDNLQYWFRGVEKFAPWVNKIHFVTWGHIPPWMNTDAPKLHIVNHKDYIPEQFLPTFNSNTIELNFHRIEGLSEKFVYFNDDVFLLKPAAKEDFFRNGRPRDMLAFQPVVANPANPVMSHILLNNALVLSKYFDKRENVKKQPGSYFKPGYPLLYFGYNLLELAFPLFTGFYDTHGPAAFCKSTFGKVWELENDILTQTCSHHFRGDDVNQYLIRDWQKLSGNFTPANIAEGLSYCELPGGADRAADIIRKQKARVICINDSDRVTDFEGIKNKINSAFESILPDKSSFER
- a CDS encoding DUF4832 domain-containing protein; this encodes MKNHSRIHIIRMRSLVIAAVTAALAIAAALCIYTGLNIIRVGYDSAKFSESAKELNNPYRGWYCLYGYRLTSGASGAVPDLTSKLELETDRDPQSNRLVLIEINLAAFRDSRIDRQGLAQIDTILSAWERTGKSIILRFLYDWDGLAVQSEPDSIDIIMQHMRDTADIVNRHAGSIYTMQGLFTGNCGEMTGSRYMSSDDIQALARCLASSTLSSIKLAVRTPAQWRTIPQDCSYRFGLFNDGMTGSVYDLGTYSDRTVTSDYTSRWARADELAFQNNLCRYAPNGGEAVIDNIYNDYPGVITDLSTMGISYLNSMHDAAVLNKWKSVTYNTGDISEAGIDKNTVYNGMSVYDYISMHLGYRYLVTGSRLEAVSFPGTLRKMRTLTVSICNMGFAGCYNDFDLNITLYDNNNTAAAVLTPDDFDMKSLTGGSFSDVTFTFDSSQLAEGTYTAVLTCTDRMTGERIDFSNENDRDDGGVTVGYIKRSPTW
- a CDS encoding Fic family protein; the protein is MGEYRPPFTITNKMLSYVSSISEKIGRISVIGNLESKPHLRKNNRIKSIHSSLKIEANSLTLGQVRDVINGKAVLGEQKEIQEVKNAYTAYEHLVEINPYDIRHLKKFHGIMTKYLVEESGEFRSGEEGVFNGEQCIFMAPPARFVPQLMNDLFAWMKEARKDIHPLILSSVFHYEFVFIHPFADGNGRMARLWHTAILSKWKQVFEYIPIESRIEKFQDEYYDAIAQCHVAGESTIFVEFMLSQIDKILDDISIQINGENEYLPETVQKLLEVMEYEIPYTGNALMEKLGLKAKEGFRRNYLHPAIEMNLIRMTIPDKPNSRNQRYVRT